One stretch of Schizosaccharomyces pombe strain 972h- genome assembly, chromosome: III DNA includes these proteins:
- the gsf2 gene encoding protein Gsf2 encodes MSVRRFLSTSARALLFTAALLPSLTSGLPSGNVRILQKGMEPEDYLSSASQNEVPHDISLPKTELADPNFLVDDMPTLLGRDAAVDPSMFTSTFTVKNGNDANYITASPVSNDASMTAISTFTSGKEASYAIQASPSTFLPDSTTTSGSQVSNAVEASSTFVADTTSTSCNPATVLIVTTSGSTSTSCPPPTTILIVTVPTTTTTTTVGYPGSVTTTLTGTPSNGTVIDTVEVPTTTNYGYTTITTGYTGSTTLTTTVPHSGNETGPTTVYVETPYPTTVTTTTTVGYPGSVTTTLTGAPSNGTVIDTVEVPTTTNYGYTTVTTGYTGSTTLTTTVPHSGNETGPTTVYVETPYPTTVTTTTTVGYPGSVTTTLTGAPSNGTVIDTVEVPTTTNYGYTTVTTGYTGSTTLTTTVPHSGNETGPTTVYVETPYPTTVTTTTTVGYPGSVTTTLTGAPSNGTVIDTVEIPTTTNYGYTTITTGYTGSTTLTTTVPHSGNETGPTTVYVETPYPTTVTTTTTVGYPGSVTTTLTGAPSNGTVIDTVEVPTTTNYGYTTITTGYTGSTTLTTTVPHSGNETGPTTVYVETPYPTTVTTTTTVGYPGSVTTTLTGAPSNGTVIDTVEVPTTTNYGYTTVTTGYTGSTTLTTTVPHSGNETGPTTVYVETPYPTTVTTTTTVGYSGSVTTTLTGSGSNSIVTETVDVPTTTSVNYGYTTITTGWTGSTTLTSIVTHSGSETGPTTVYIETPSVSATTTTTTIGYSGSLTTTLTGSSGPVVTNTVEIPYGNSSYIIPTTIVTGTVTTVTTGYTGTETSTVTVIPTGTTGTTTVVIQTPTTVTATETDIVTVTTGYTGTETSTVTVTPTGTSTGTTTVVIQTPTTVTATETDIVTVTTGYTGTETSTVTVTPTGTSTGTTTVVIQTPTTVTATETDIVTVTTGYTGTETSTVTVTPTGTSTGTTTVVIQTPTTVTATETDIVTVTTGYTGTETSTVTVTPTGTSTGTTTVVIQTPTTVTATETDIVTVTTGYTGTETSTVTVTPTGTSTGTTTVVIQTPTTVTATETDIVTVTTGYTGTETSTVTVTPTGTSTGTTTVVIQTPTTVTATETDIVTVTTGYTGTETSTVTVTPTGTATGTTTVVINTPTTTGSEVLPTTGATGTAGTETQLTTATEVQPTTGATGTAGTETQVTTGTETQATTATETQATTATEVQTTTGATGTAGTETQATTATEVQPTTGATGTAGTETQVTTATEVQPTTGATGTAGTETQVTTGTETQATTATETQATTATEVQTTTGATGTAGTETQATTATEVQPTTGATGTAGTETQVTTATEVQPTTGATGTAGTETQVTTGTETQATTATETQATTATEVQTTTGATGTAGTETQVTTATEVQPTTAVTETSSSGYYTTIVSSTVVSTVVPGSTVYPVTHVTTTTGVSGESSAFTYTTSSTQYEPSTVVTTSYYTTSVYTSAPATETVSSTEAPESSTVTSNPIYQGSGTSTWSTVRQWNGSATYNYTYYTTGGFTGGNNTNVTGLYPSSAGANKPIAYLTFVSLFVYIVTLI; translated from the coding sequence ATGTCTGTTAGAAGGTTTTTATCCACATCTGCTCGGGCATTACTTTTCACGGCTGCTCTTCTTCCCTCCTTGACTTCTGGTCTACCTTCTGGAAATGTCAGGATTTTGCAAAAGGGAATGGAACCTGAAGATTACCTTTCCTCTGCATCACAAAATGAAGTGCCTCACGATATTTCACTTCCAAAGACCGAGCTTGCGGATCCAAATTTCCTAGTTGACGATATGCCAACCTTACTTGGCAGAGACGCTGCTGTTGATCCTAGCATGTTTACTAGCACCTTCACagtaaaaaatggaaatgaTGCTAACTACATTACTGCTAGTCCCGTTAGCAACGACGCTTCCATGACTGCTATTAGCACTTTTACCTCAGGGAAAGAAGCTTCTTATGCAATTCAAGCAAGCCCATCTACCTTTCTTCCTGATTCGACTACCACTTCAGGTTCACAAGTTTCAAATGCTGTTGAAGCGAGCTCAACTTTTGTAGCTGATACGACTAGCACCTCATGCAACCCAGCAACGGTTTTAATTGTAACCACATCTGGTTCAACAAGTACTAGTTGTCCCCCTCCAACAACAATTCTTATTGTTACAGTCCCTACCACAACCACAACAACTACTGTTGGATATCCTGGATCCGTCACTACTACCTTGACTGGAACTCCTAGCAATGGTACTGTTATTGATACTGTTGAGGTTCCCACTACTACTAACTATGGTTACACCACTATTACCACTGGTTATACTGGATCCACTACTCTTACCACTACTGTTCCTCACAGTGGTAATGAGACTGGACCTACTACAGTTTATGTGGAGACTCCTTATCCCACAACTGTCACTACCACCACTACTGTTGGATATCCTGGATCCGTCACTACTACTTTGACTGGAGCTCCTAGCAATGGTACTGTTATTGATACTGTTGAGGTTCCCACTACTACTAACTATGGTTACACCACTGTTACCACTGGTTATACTGGATCCACTACTCTTACCACTACTGTTCCTCACAGTGGTAATGAGACTGGACCTACTACAGTTTATGTGGAGACTCCTTATCCCACAACTGTCACTACCACCACTACTGTTGGATATCCTGGATCCGTCACTACTACTTTGACTGGAGCTCCTAGCAATGGTACTGTTATTGATACTGTTGAGGTTCCCACTACTACTAACTATGGTTACACCACTGTTACCACTGGTTATACTGGATCCACTACTCTTACCACTACTGTTCCTCACAGTGGTAATGAGACTGGACCTACTACAGTTTATGTGGAGACTCCTTATCCCACAACTGTCACTACCACCACTACTGTTGGATATCCTGGATCCGTCACTACTACTTTGACTGGAGCTCCTAGCAATGGTACTGTTATTGATACTGTTGAGATTCCCACTACTACTAACTATGGTTACACCACTATTACCACTGGTTATACTGGATCCACTACTCTTACCACTACTGTTCCTCACAGTGGTAATGAGACTGGACCTACTACAGTTTATGTGGAGACTCCTTATCCCACAACTGTCACTACCACCACTACTGTTGGATATCCTGGATCCGTCACTACTACTTTGACTGGAGCTCCTAGCAATGGTACTGTTATTGATACTGTTGAGGTTCCCACTACTACTAACTATGGTTACACCACTATTACCACTGGTTATACTGGATCCACTACTCTTACCACTACTGTTCCTCACAGTGGTAATGAGACTGGACCTACTACAGTTTATGTGGAGACTCCTTATCCCACAACTGTCACTACCACCACTACTGTTGGATATCCTGGATCCGTCACTACTACTTTGACTGGAGCTCCTAGCAATGGTACTGTTATTGATACTGTTGAGGTTCCCACTACTACTAACTATGGTTACACCACTGTTACCACTGGTTATACTGGATCCACTACTCTTACCACTACTGTTCCTCACAGTGGTAATGAGACTGGACCTACTACAGTTTATGTGGAGACTCCTTATCCCACAACTGTCACTACCACCACTACTGTTGGATATTCTGGTTCGGTAACTACTACTTTGACTGGTAGCGGTAGCAATAGCATTGTTACTGAAACTGTTGATGTCCCTACCACTACTAGTGTTAATTATGGTTATACTACTATTACGACTGGCTGGACTGGATCAACCACGCTTACTTCTATTGTTACTCACAGTGGAAGTGAGACTGGTCCCACTACAGTTTATATCGAAACTCCCAGTGTTTCGGCTACTACTACCACTACTACCATTGGATATTCCGGATCTCTTACAACTACATTGACCGGTTCCTCTGGCCCTGTTGTTACCAACACAGTTGAGATTCCTTATGGAAACTCTTCGTATATCATTCCTACAACCATTGTTACTGGCACCGTTACTACTGTGACAACTGGTTATACTGGTACTGAGACTTCTACTGTTACAGTTATTCCTACTGGAACCACTGGAACCACTACAGTTGTTATTCAAACGCCTACCACAGTGACTGCAACTGAAACCGACATTGTTACTGTTACAACTGGTTACACTGGAACTGAGACATCTACTGTCACAGTTACTCCTACTGGAACCTCTACCGGAACCACTACAGTTGTTATTCAAACGCCTACCACAGTGACTGCAACTGAAACCGACATTGTTACTGTTACAACTGGTTACACTGGAACTGAGACATCTACTGTCACAGTTACTCCTACTGGAACCTCCACTGGAACCACTACAGTTGTTATTCAAACACCTACCACAGTGACTGCGACTGAAACCGACATTGTTACTGTTACAACTGGTTACACTGGAACCGAGACATCTACTGTCACAGTTACTCCTACTGGAACCTCCACTGGAACCACTACAGTTGTTATTCAAACACCTACCACAGTGACTGCGACTGAAACCGACATTGTTACTGTTACAACTGGTTACACTGGAACCGAGACATCTACTGTCACAGTTACTCCTACTGGAACCTCCACTGGAACCACTACAGTTGTTATTCAAACACCTACCACAGTGACTGCGACTGAAACCGACATTGTTACTGTTACAACTGGTTACACTGGAACCGAGACATCTACTGTCACAGTTACTCCTACTGGAACCTCCACTGGAACCACTACAGTTGTTATTCAAACACCTACCACAGTGACTGCGACTGAAACCGACATTGTTACTGTTACAACTGGTTACACTGGAACCGAGACATCTACTGTCACAGTTACTCCTACTGGAACCTCCACTGGAACCACTACAGTTGTTATTCAAACACCTACCACAGTGACTGCGACTGAAACCGACATTGTTACTGTTACAACTGGTTACACTGGAACCGAGACATCTACTGTCACAGTTACTCCTACTGGAACTGCTACTGGAACCACTACGGTTGTCATTAATACTCCTACAACTACTGGTTCTGAGGTCCTTCCCACTACTGGTGCTACTGGAACTGCTGGTACTGAGACTCAACTCACTACTGCTACCGAGGTTCAACCTACTACTGGTGCTACTGGCACTGCTGGTACTGAGACTCAAGTCACTACTGGTACTGAAACCCAAGCTACTACTGCTACTGAGACTCAAGCTACTACTGCCACTGAGGTTCAAACTACTACTGGTGCTACTGGAACTGCTGGTACCGAGACTCAAGCTACTACTGCTACTGAGGTTCAACCTACTACTGGTGCTACTGGAACTGCTGGTACTGAGACTCAAGTCACTACTGCTACCGAGGTTCAACCTACTACTGGTGCTACTGGCACTGCTGGTACTGAGACTCAAGTCACTACTGGTACTGAAACCCAAGCTACTACTGCTACTGAGACTCAAGCTACTACTGCCACTGAGGTTCAAACTACTACTGGTGCTACTGGAACTGCTGGTACCGAGACTCAAGCTACTACTGCTACTGAGGTTCAACCTACTACTGGTGCTACTGGAACTGCTGGTACTGAGACTCAAGTCACTACTGCTACCGAGGTTCAACCTACTACTGGTGCTACTGGCACTGCTGGTACTGAGACTCAAGTCACTACTGGTACTGAAACCCAAGCTACTACTGCTACTGAGACTCAAGCTACTACTGCCACTGAGGTTCAAACTACTACTGGTGCTACTGGAACTGCTGGTACTGAGACTCAAGTCACTACTGCTACTGAGGTTCAACCTACTACTGCTGTTACTGAGACTTCTTCAAGTGGATATTACACTACTATTGTATCTTCTACTGTGGTTAGCACTGTCGTTCCTGGCTCAACCGTGTATCCTGTCACTCATGTTACTACGACTACTGGAGTATCCGGAGAATCTAGTGCTTTTACTTACACTACTTCCTCTACCCAGTACGAGCCTAGCACTGTTGTTACCACTAGTTATTATACTACTAGTGTTTACACTTCAGCTCCTGCTACCGAAACTGTTTCTTCTACCGAAGCACCTGAAAGCAGTACTGTTACTAGCAATCCTATTTATCAAGGATCTGGTACATCTACTTGGTCTACCGTTCGTCAATGGAACGGTTCAGCTACCTATAACTATACCTACTACACGACGGGTGGTTTCACAGGCGGTAACAACACCAACGTTACTGGCTTATACCCATCCTCCGCTGGAGCTAATAAGCCAATTGCCTATTTGACGTTTGTCTCtttgtttgtatatatTGTTACTCtaatttaa